DNA sequence from the Corynebacterium freneyi genome:
TGGGCACGGACCGGCCGTTGATTCGGGTGCCCGTGGTGCCGATGAGCCCCGTGCGATTGCCGGCCGCCAGCAGGGCGCCCTCGAGCAGGTACGTCGTGGTGGTCTTGCCGGAGGTGCCGGTGACGCCGACGACCGTGAGCTTTTCCGACGGCCGACCGTGCGCCTCCGCCGACACCGCGCCAAGCACCGCGCGGACGTCGTCGACGAGCAGAACCGGGCGGTCCGGACCGCCCGCGTCCCTCAGGATCTCCAAGCCCGCCGCGTCCGTGAGGATCGCCGCGGCCGGCGACTGGTCGGCGTACGACGCACCGTGGACCCGGGTGCCGGGCAGGGCCGCGAACAGCCCGCCCTCCGGGGTTTCGGCGGCGTTGAGCTCGACTCCGGTGATCGGAAGGTCCGCGCCGGTGTCCATGCCGGCGTCGGACGGCAGCACCGTGCCGCCGATCAGTTCGGCGAGGTGTCCGAGTGTGACGGTCATGTGCGCTCCTTGTGTGGTGGATTCGGTGTCGGTCCGGCCGCCGGGTGGTGGTCGACGGTCACGGTTGCAGCAGCAGGGTCCCCTCCTCGCGGGGGGACGGCGGGACGTTGTAGCGGTTGAGGGCCCAGGCGGCGATGTCGCTGAACAGCGGCGCCGCGGATTGGCCGCCCTGGCCGTGGACGCCCCGGACCGGCTCGTCGAGCATGATGCCGATGACGAACCGCGGGTCGTCCGCGGGGGCGATGCCCGCGAAAGTGATGTGGTACGCGGAGTTCGAGTACCTGCCGGTGTCGGGGTCGACCTTCTGGGCGGTGCCCGTCTTGCCGGTGAGCTGGTAGCCCTCGATGCCGTCGCCGGCTGCCGTGCCGGACTGCAGACCCGTCGGATCGGACTGCAGCACCGACTGGAACATGTCGCGGACGGTGCGCGCCGTCTCGGGGCTGACGACCTCGACCGGGTCGGGTCGCTCGGCCTCGACGACGGTGCCGTCGGGCGCGGTGGTGGACTTGATGATCCGCGGCGGGACGCGCACGCCGTCGTTGGCGATGGCCTGGTAGATCCCGGTCATCTGCAGCAGCGACATGGCCATGCCCTGGCCGATGGGCAGGTTGGCGAAGGTGCCGCCGGACCACTGCGGGCGCTGGGGCACCAGGCCGGAGGATTCGCCGGGCAACTCGACGCCGGTGGACTGGCCCAGGCCGAAATCGTGGATGAGCTCGGCGTAGCGGTCCGGGCCGAGACGCTCGGCGAGCATCAGCGTGCCGACGTTCGAGGACTTGCCGAAGATGCCCGTCGTGGTGAATTCCTCGGGGCCGTGCTGCCACGCGTCGTTGACGGTGACGCCGGACATGTGGATCGAGCCGGGCACGGTGAGGACCTCGTCCGGGGTGGTCACGCCGTCCTCGATCGCGCCGGCGGCGGTGATGATCTTCGCCACCGAACCCGGCTCGAACGGGTTGGACACCGGCGTGTTGCCGATGTTGCGGCCTTCCTCGACCTCGCGGCCGATGTCGCGGTTCGGGTTGGCCGTGTCGGACTGCGCCATGGCCAGGATCTCGCCGGTCTTCGCGTCGAGGACGACTGCGGAGGCTTCCTTCGCCCCGGAGTTGTCCTTTGCCTGCTGCACCTGCTGCTGCACGAAGTACTGCATGTCCGCGTCGATCGTCAGCTCGTAGTCGGTGCCGTCGATGGGCGGGTGCTGGTCGCGGGTGGAGCCGGGGATGGCGATGCCGTTGGCGGCGATGTCGACGGTGCGGCCGCCGTTGACGCCCTGCAGCGTCGCGTCGCGGGAGGCTTCGAACCCGAACTGGCCGACGCCGTCCATGCCGATCTTGCCGATGATGTTCGCACCCACCGCGCCGTTGGGGTACTGGCGGATGTCCTGACGCTCGGAGACGAGTTCGGGGAATCGTTCGACGACGGCGGCGGCCTTGTCGGGGTCGACGTTGCGCACGAGCACCTCGTAGGAGCTGTCCTCGTCGCGAAGCTTGTCCAGGATCTCCCGCGAGCTGATGCCCCCGGGGGTCTCGCGGATGCCGTCTTCCGCCGGCTCTTCCGCTGCTTGACGACGGCGACCCTCGCGGCCCTTGTCGGCGTCGAGGTCGGCGACGTCGAGCATTCCGGGAAGGGCGTCGGCGATGTCGCGGAGTCGCTGCTCGTACTCGGGGTATTCGTCCGGGTAGAGCTCGTGGGCCTCTTCGAGGTGCGCCCGCAGGCTCGAGGGGTGGGCGGTGATGCTGCGCGCCTCGAGGGTGAACGCCAGCGATGCGCCGTTGCGGTCGGCGATGGCACCGCGGCGGGCGGCGTCGACGATTTCGATGGTGCGCTGATTCTGGGCGCGGGCGGCCAGGTCGGGCCCGGCGACGAGCTGCACCCAGCCGAGGCGGACGATGAGGACGGCGACGATGATCGCGCCGATGACCTGCAGGGCCCTGCGGCGGCGCTGGAACTCGGTGCCGGAGGTGTCGATCCGTTCGGACGACGCCAACGCCCTGTTGCGGCGCGGCGACGGACGCGTCCCCGACTCGACGGGGATACGACGATCCCGGCGGTCCCGGAATTGCCCGGAATCGCCGCGGTCGTCAGGGGTACGGATCATGCCTCGTGCCTTCTCGATGAACGGACCACGGCGGCGTGCCGTGGTCGCATGCGGGCGTCAGTCTACAGCCGGGGCGGGCGCCCCTTCGGGATTGACGTCGTCCGCGGGAGCCGGTGCCGGGGCGGGGGCCGGCGCAGGTGCCGGGGCGGGGGCGGGAGCCGGGGCGTACGGGGCCTGGGCGGGCAGCTGCGGGGCCGCCGGGCTGGCCTCCTGGACGGCCGGGGCCTGCATGCCCGGGACGTATTCGGTCTCGGCGGGGTCCGAGGTCGGGGCATCGGGGCGCTCGGCCGCACCGTTGATGTCGACGATGCGCTGGTGCTCCGGGTCACCCGGACGCACCTCGTGGACCGCGCCATCCTCGCCGACGACGAGGATCGCCGGCTGTTCGACGTTGACCATGCCCATCTCGGTGGCGCGACGGGCGATTTCCGCGGTGGACCGCTGGAACTCGACGTCGCGCTCGAGGACGGAGATGCCGTCGCGCAGACGCTGCTCTTCCTTGCGGGCCGCGTTGAGTTCGAAGGACTGGGAGGTGGACAGGCCGGAGAGCACCATCGCGAGGATGATGCCCAGCACGACCACCATGATCGAACCGGCGGCGAAGCGGACGGTGGAACGGTCCTCCGTCGTGTTCGTCAGGCGGCGTCCCCTGAGGGAGACGACCTGCCGGGAACCGGTGCGCCCCCGGTACGCCGACCTGCGGCCCTTGTTTCGGCGGTGCGGGGCGGGGGCGGCCGGCGAGTGGACGCGGCCACGCCCGATCGTGCGGGTGGGGGCGTCGTCCGTGATGGTGGCTGCCATGGCTTCTCCCGTGGTCTACGCCGCAAGCGGCGGGTCGGTGGTGCGGTGGTGGTGAGTGGTGGTGCTGGGGGTGCTGTTATTCGGTTGTCGCCTTGTGGTGGTGGCCGCCGAGGGCTTTCCCGACTTCCGTCAATCCGGCCTGACGCGTTCGATGCATCGCACGCGCACCGGTGCGGCACGCGGGTTGTCCGCTATCTCCGCTGCGTCCGCCTTTTCGGCGCCGCGGGTGACCAACCGGAACTTGGGCTCGTGACCCGGAAGCTCCATCGGCAGCCCGGCCGGCGTCGTGGACTTCACGCGTTCGGCGAAATCACGCTTGACCAGGCGGTCCTCGAGGCTCTGGTAGCTCATGAACACCGCCCGGCCACCGACGGCAAGTCCCTCGCACGTCATGGGCAGGACGTTTTCCAGCGCCTCGAGCTCCCGATTGACTTCCACGCGCAGCGCCTGGAACGTGCGCTTCGCGGGATGCCCTCCCGTTCGGCGGGATGCCGCGGGGATGGCGTCGTAAAGCAACTCCACGAGACGGCCCGACGTGGTGAACGGCTCCTTCTCGCGTTCCCTCAGCACGGCCGCGGCGATTCGGCCCGCGAAACGCTCGTCGCCGTACGTCGAGAGGATCCGCGCCAGATCACCGTGCGAGTACCCGTTGAGGACGTCCGCCGCGGTCGGGCCCGTGGTGGGGTCCATCCGCATGTCCAGCGGCGCGTCGACGCGGTACGCGAAACCACGGTCGACCTGGTCGAGCTGCATGGAGGACACGCCGAGATCGAACAACGCGCCGGCAAGACCGACCTCGCGGGCCAGCGCGATGGCCGGGGCGTCCGGGGCGAGATTGCCGGAATCCTCCGGGTCGAAACCCGGGACCGCGACGGCGCCGTCGATGCCGATGACGTCCGCGAGTCCGTCGAACCGCGTCTGGACGCCGACGAACCGATCGCCGAAACGAGCCAGCCGCTCACGCGCCGACGTCAGCGCGGCGGCATCCCTGTCCAGGCCGATGAGGTGCAGGCCGGGGAACGTCTCCAGCAGGTGCTCCGCATGACCGCCGGCGCCGAGGGTGCCGTCGACGACGACGGCACCGGTCCCGTCCGGGGAGCCAACGCCGGTGATGCCTGGTTCGAGGAGCTCGGTGACCCGATGCAGGAGGACGGGCACGTGGCCGTGCTCGCCGGATTTGCGGTCGCCGGGAGTCGATGCGGTGGCCGCTGCCGAGGCACTTTCCGGCACGACTTCAGCACCGTTGGCCACTCCAGTCACATCGTTGACATCGGTCATCGGCACTCCCTCCGGAAGAATCGCAATCGGTTTCGTTTACCTCGCTCGGCGTCATCCGCGGGGCGCGTGCACAGGGCCCTGCCCGAACCGGACCTGGTATCGGGGAAGTACACCAGGGTCGGTTCGGACAGAGTCCTTGCGGACGCTCCCGTCCCGGGCGGCGCGGCGAGTCCTACAGAACCCCGAACAGCGAATCGTCTTCGCCGTCGGAGAAGTCCTCTTCGTGCTCCGCCTGGTAGGCCTCCCAGGACTGCTTGTCCCAGATCTCCAGAAAATCGATGGATCCGATGACCACGCATTCCTTGGTCAGGCCCGCGTATTTGCGGTGATCCGCCGACAACGTGATGCGCCCCGACCCGTCGGGCCGCTGTTCGTCCGTGCTCGCCGCCAGGTTGCGGATGAAGGCGCGGGCCCGGGTGTTGGTCCGGGATGCCTTCGTCGCGCGCTGTGCGAGCTGGATGAACTCGTCCTTGGGGTAGACGGCCAGCGAGTGGTCCTGCCCCTTGGTCACCATCAACCCGCCGGCGAGTTCGTCGCGGAACTTCGCCGGGAGCGTCAGGCGACCTTTGTCGTCCAGCTTCGGGGTGTAGGTGCCGAGGAACATGTCGTTTCCGGCTCCTCTCCCCTTGTCCGGCCGACGCGGTGGCGCCGCATCTCGTCATCTCATCGGTATTCGTCTTTTTTCTGCGATGTCGGTCGACCTCTCCAACATCACGGCCCACAGTACCCCACTTTGCCCCACAAGCAACACCTTCCGCCCCACTTTCCTGCGGTTTTTCAGCGCCTTTAACCTGTCAACCTGCATATTCGCAGGTGGAGCGTCCGCCCGTGCGCAGTGTCACGCAGCATGCTTGACGACGATTTCCACCGACCGGCGCGTCGCCTTCAAGTGCCGCAGGTCACACACCAAGGGGCGTGAGCAAAAGCGGAGGATCCGGGCGCGAACTGGCGAAATACAGCCTTCAAACAGGCCAAATGCAGGACCCATCGCGGATTCTCCCCTTTTTCGCCCCACGCGCCAATGCCCACCATCCCCCTCCCGGCAATGGCCAACGAAACGCCAGTGGGGCGAAGTGGGTGGCCGCGGTGGGGCGAAGTGGGGCGCTGCGGTGGAGCGGAGTGGTTAATGCGACGGATTGGAGTGGGACGCGGCAGCGGAGCGGTATCGGTCGCCGCGGCTGAGCCTCGTGGCGCACGAAAAAGGCCCCCTCATGGCGAGGGGGCCGGATGGCGGGTTATGCCGACGTGAGTCGTTGGATTACGCCGATGTGCATACGCCGACGCACACGGCCCGAACCCGCGAACCACGGCGCGGGATGGCGTTCCTTCGGGCTGGTTCGTCAGCGGTCCTGGAAGCGGCCGCGGAAGCGGTCTTCCATGCCGCCGCCTGCGGGTCCCTGGCGGCGGGGCTTCTTGGCGCCGGATCCGCGGGAACCGCCGACGCCGACGGACACGAGGGGGGAGCCGTCACCCGATCCGGTCAGCGCCCACACGCCGGCGCCGAACATGGCCAAGAATCCGATGATGCTCAGCGCCAGGAACCACAGGCTGGTGGTCGCCAACGCCATGCCGCCAACGAGAAGCAGCAGACCGACGCCGATGATGGCGATGACCCGGGGCGAGAATCCGCGCGGCGCGCCACCGTGTTCGAACCCCATGGATTTTCCGGACATCGTGGAGCCGAACTTCGGATCCTCTGCATACAGCGCCGATTCGATCTCGGCCAGCATCCTCTGTTCCTGCTCGGAAAGTCCCATGGGTTTCCTCCCCTGACTCACGGTCGGGCTACTCGTACTTCACATCATCCACGCCCCCCGGCGGCGACACCTGCCACCGCCGACGGCGAACGCTCTATGGGGTTCAACGGCCGACGCGCCTCTTTTGTTCCCGAACCTGCCCCCGCATTCCACGTGACCGGCCGGGGGCCGGAAGAAATTCCGACGGGTGTCGCCCGTAGGGCCAGTGTACGCACGTCTCCCCCAGACAAACCACCGCTTTCCCACATGATCAGGCGACGTCGGGAAGCATTCCGAAATCGGCCTCCACCTCGGCGAGAAAATCGGTGGCCAGAGCCTGCACTCGCCGGGCCTCCAATTCATCGACGCCACGGGCCAGCCCGATGCGCACATCCTCCCATCGCGGCGTCAGAGCCTCGAACCGCGCGGCCCACGGCGCGTACGCCGGAGCGTGCCTGCGCACCCGCGCCCAGGCTCCGTTGTCCGACTTGCGTCGCCGACCGGGCTTCTCGGCGATCGCCGCACCGGCCACCCGCAGCGCCGCCTGGTACGACAGGTCCAGTCGGTCAGCCGGCGACGCGGTCTTGGCCTGCGCGAGCAGCGAGTCCGCCCGCCCGAGGAAGGAAACGGCCTGAGCGGACAGCCCCGACGGCGCCACCACCGCACTCCTCCCCTGTTCCACGCGTGCCATTGGTCTTCTCCTTTCCTTCCATGTCCATCGCCTCGTCCGACGCACCACCACAGGCATCGACGAAGCTCCAATCATTCGTTCGATGGGTTCCGCACCACCGGCCCACCATCGCCTCCGCGACACCCCGAACAGTAAGGGCCTCCCCGGATTCCCCTTCAGAATATTCGAACACCCATTCGCACGCAAGGTTCGTTTACGCGCCCGAACACCGACTTTTCGCCGCGCCGCTGGCAACCCCGGTTAAGCTGTACGGGTGCGATACAGCGTCCTCCCCATGCCGGAACGGATTTTCCGGCTTCGGCTTCATGAGGCCGTCTCCCTTTACGTCGAGGCGATGGGCTATGACCCGTCGATCGTCGACTCACGCGTTCGGGCGTGGGCGTTCGCCCGTCACGAGCCGGGGTGGGCGGCGGTGGCCGCAGTGGCGCATCCGGAGGACGTCGCCCCGCATGTGGCGTTGGCCGACGTTTCTTTTCCTTTGGTCGGCGTCGCCTACTGCCAGTCGGGTACGCCGACTCAGTGGTGGCATGTCCAGGTTCGTGCGGGGATGGCGGAGCGCCGCACTCCCCTTCACGTCGTGTCGGACACGTTGACCGATTACGTGGAGTTGGCCGAAATTCACGTCGATCCGCGGCATCAAGGTGCCGGCCTCGGCGAACGCCTCATCCGCGAGCTCATGCACGGTCGTCGGGAGCGCCGTGTTCTCCTGTCGACTCCCGAGGTTCCCGCCGAGGCCAACCGTGCCTGGCGTCTGTACCGGCGCCTGGGTTTCGGCGATGTGCTGCGTCATTTCCATTTCGCGGGCGATTCGCGCCCCTTCGCGGTGCTCGGTGCCCCGCTTCCCTTGACCGCGGATGATTCGCTTGACGACGCCGCCGCCCCTGCGTCCACCCGACCGGAGGGAAGGAGTCCCCACGATGACCGCTGAGGGACTTCGTCGCCGGTTCATGGCACTGTTGGCGGTGATCGTGCCGGTGTTCGCGTTGGCGGGATGTTTCACCGCCGATGCTGCGGTGACCATCTCGGGGTCCGACCGCGTCAACGGCACCGTGCATGTGGCGATGCCGCAGAACGCGACGTCGCGGGAGAATCTCTGGGAGATTCCGGAGAACTTCGGTGATGCCGTGACCGTGGAGACGGGCCAGTCCGGCGACAGTCGCACCGCGACGTACACGCTGCGCGATCTCACGTTCGATGAGGTGCACGACCTCGTCGGTTCCGCGGCGGGCGACGCGATCGATCTCGAGCTCGAGCGCGTCGGCGGCAATCAGGTGTCGTTGAACGGCAAGGCCTCGCTGACCCGTTTCCCCGGTTCCCGGGTGACGTTGGCCATCGCGTTCCCCGCGCCGGTGACCGGCACGAACGGCACGGTCGACGGCGGGCACACGGTGCGCTGGACCATGGAGGGCGCACGCGACTCGACGTTTTGGGCGACGTCCCCGGCGGGCAGCACCGACCGTGACCAGCTGCTGTTGTGGGTCGGTTTGACCACCGCCGCAGGCATCCTCGCCGCCTTGTTGGTGGTTTTGTGGGCGCGCCGCGACCACGACATGCGCGACTGATCAGCGCTCCACCCGCCGACTCCCCAACTGACGGTCAGAAACCGCCCCGGACCATGTCCTGCCCGGTTCCCCACGCCGGCGCCATGCCGAGGTTGTGCAGGACCTCTTGGGTGGCGCGGGCGAAGTTGAGGGTCATGAAGTGGATGCCGGGCACGCCCTCGGAAATGAGGCGCTCGGCCATTTCGGTGGTGACCTCGATGCCCACCTTTCGGATCTCGTCGCGGTTGGCTTCCTCGTCGCCGGCCGCCGCACGCGTCAGACGCTCGTCGAGGGCAGGCGGCAGCGCCGAACCGGACAGCTCCAGCTGACGACGCACCGACCGCATCGACGTGATCGGCATGAGCCCCGGAATGATCGGCTTCGCGCCGTGTTCCGGGTCCGCCGCCACGAGACGGTCGCGCAACCGCAGGTAGTGGTCGACGTCGAAGAACATCTGGGTGATCGAGTACTCCGCGCCGGCACGCAGCTTCGCCAGCGTGTAGCGGGTGTCGGACTCCAGGTCGGGCGCACGGAAATGGCCCTCCGGGAAGGAGGCGATGCCGATTTCGAAATCGGCGAATTCCTCCTCGTCGCGGATCAGCTCGATGAGTTCCGAGGCGTACTGCAGACCATCCGGGGTCGGCGTCCAGTCGCCCAGCGGGTCGCCCGGCGGGTCCCCGCGCAGGACCAGCAGGTTGGTCAGGCCGCGTTCGAGGTACGCGCGCAGGATCTGCCGCAGCTCCGGAACGGAGTGTCCGACCAGCGTCAGGTGCACCAACGTGGTCAACGGCTCGCGGGAAACGCGTTCGGCGATGCGCAGCGTGCGGTCTCGGGAGGAACCGCCCGCACCGTACGTCACCGAAGCGAACGACGCCCCCAGGTCGTGGAAGGCCTCCGCGGCGCGCAGGAGTCGTTCTTCCGCCGCGTCATCCCGCGGCGGCATGAACTCGACGGAGAACGGGATCGGGCCGGGGCTCGGCAGGGTCAACGCATGGCGGATCGGAACCTGGCGGCCCACCGCCGGTGGCGGGAATTCGGACATGACCGGTTATCTTATGGGGAGAATGCCAGACGTGGCCGACCCGGGTCTCGTGTGGCGACGAATACAGGCGAATGCACCCGAAAGGTGGCGTAATGGCCGACTCTGCGAAGTACCCGGTGATCGACCCCGGAATGTCCCCCCGCGACGTCCCCGCCGCGGTGACCGGAGCGTTGACCGATTTCTTCGACGCCCGGTCGGCGATGGTCGCCGACATCGACGAGGAGTTCTCCCGGGTCATCGGTGCGCTGAGCGACTTCACGCTGCTCGGCGGCAAGCGGGTGCGGCCCGCCTTCGCCTGGGCCGGTTGGCTCGGCGCCGGGGGCGACAGGGGAATGCACGCCGATGTCGAGGACGCCGAGGCGGTGTTCCGGTCGGTGTGCGCGCTGGAGTTCATCCAGGCCTGCGCGCTGATCCACGACGACATCATCGACGCCTCCGACACTCGCCGCGGCAATCCGACGGTGCACAAGATTTTCGAGGCACGCCACAGAGACAACGGCTGGCGCGGCGACGCCGTCCACTACGGCCATTCGGTGGCGATCCTGGCCGGCGACATCGCCCTGGCCTGGGCCGACGACATGTTCCACGGGTCGGGTCTGACCGATGCCGCCCGCAATCGGGCCCGCGAGCCGTGGTGGCGCATGCGCACGGAGGTGTTGGGCGGCCAGCTGCTCGACATCACGGCGGAAGCGTCCGGCGATTCGCGCGTGGGCGTCGCGGAGAAGGTCAACCGCTACAAGACCGCCGCCTACACCATCGAGCGTCCCCTGCACATCGGTGCGGCCATCGCCGGCGCCGGCGACGACATCGTCGACGCCTACCGCGAGTTCGGCATGGACATCGGCATCGCCTTCCAGCTTCGCGACGACCAGCTCGGCGTGTTCGGCGACCCCGAGGTCACCGGAAAGCCGGCGGGCGACGATCTGCGCGAGGGCAAGCGCACGGTGCTGGTGGCCACCGCCCTGGAACGTCTGCGCGTCACCGATCCGGACGGCGCGCATCATCTGGACGAGAAGCTCGGCCGGGTCGACGGTCTCGACGACGTCGCCGAACTGCGGGATCTCATCCACGCTTCGGGTGCCGACGAGCAGATCGAGCTCGAGATCGACCGTCTGACCCGCCGTGGCCTGGAGGCCCTGGAGTCCGCGCCGATCGTCGAGGAACAGCGGGAGCGTCTGGCCGACATGGGCCGCCGCGCCACCGCCCGGGCCTGGTAGTCCCCGGCCCCGCCGGCCCCCGCCGGGTCACCCGCCCGGATCATCCGCCACAGACATCGAGGTCGAACCCCCTTGCAGAATCCCGCCCCCGCCTTCATGAAGTTCCTGCCGCTGTCGCCGGTGCCGGGCCCCCGGCGCCGCGTCCCCGCCGGTGATGGAGGACGGGAGCGGGACATCGTCGTCATCGGCGCGGGCCTGGCCGGGCTGACCGCCGCGCTGCATCTGACGGGTGCGGGCCACCGCGTCACGGTCGTCGATTCGGCCGACCATGTCGGCGGTCGTTGCGCCACCGAGGAGGTTCGGGTGCCCGGCGCGGGCGTGACCGTGCGCACCGACACGGGCGCCACGGTGTGGACGATGCCCCAGCTGGTCGAGTCGGCGCTGTCGGCCGTCGGCAAGCGGATCTCCGACGTGGACCCGGCGTTCCGGGTCGAACGCCTGGCCCCCGCCTACCATGCGATGTTCCACGATGGCCGGGCGCTGGACGTCTACGGCGACGCTTCCCGCATGGCCGCCGAGATCGCCCGGTTCGCGGAGGCAGGCGGCGATGATCCCGCCCCGCGCGTCGAGGGGTATCACCGGTTGCGCGAGTGGTTGGCGGAGATGTTCGCGTCGGCGTATCCGCATTTCATGGCGGCGAGTTTCGATTCTCCGCTGGACATGGTCGGTGATTCCGGCACGGCGGGCGATTTGGGGCATCTGCTTCAGCTCGGGGCGTTCGGTTCGTTGGGCGGCCGGGTGGAGTCGCTGCTCGGCGATGAGCTGTTGGCCCGCGTGTTCAGTTTCCAGGCCCTGTACGCAGGCGTTGCGCCGAAGAGCGCGCGGGCGGTGTACGGCTGCATCGCGCACATGGATACGTCGATGGGCGTCTTCTACCCCACCGCGTCGCGCACGGGGTCGGGCATGGGTGCGATCGCCGAGGTCATGGCGGAGGCTTTCGTCGGTGCGGGCGGCACGTTGCGTCTGTCCGCTCCGGTGACGGGTCTTGCGGTCGACGGTCGCGGCCGCGGCGTCACCGCGGTGGAATGCGGCGACGAGTCCCTGCCCTGCGACGGCATCGTCGCCACCGTCGATCTTCCGGTCGTGAAGGGTTGGCTTGACGACGCCGGCGCTCCGGCCAAGAAGCGGATCATCCCGACGAGGTCATCTCCGTCGGCGATGGTCGCCCACGGTGCCGCGCCGGTGGAGGTGACGAGGAAGTGGCCCGATCGGCATCATCTGATCTCCTTCGGCGAGGCGTGGGACGACACGTTTCGCCAGATTTCCTCGCCGCGCGGCGGTTCCCTCATGTCGGATCCGTCGTTGCTGGTCACCCGTCCCGCCTTCACGTGCCCAGACCGCATCGTCATCGACGCCGAGGGCCGGGAGTGGGAACCGGTCAGCGTCCTCGCGCCGTGCCCGAATCTGGCGTCGGCCGACGTCGACTGGGATCTCGTCGGCCCCGCGCACCTGGCGGAGGTCACCGCCGTCCTGGAGGACCGGGGGTTGACGGGCATCTCCGAGCGCTGGTCCGTCGGGCGACTCGACACCCCGGCGACCTGGGCCGAGCAGGGCATGATCGACGGCAGCCCGTTCGGGTTGGCGCACCTGTTCCGCCAGACCGGGCCGTTCCGTCCCCGCAATCTTTCCCCGCGCCTGCCGTCGAACCTCGTGTTGGCGGGATCCACGACGGTGCCGGGCGTGGGAGTGCCCACCGTCAT
Encoded proteins:
- a CDS encoding peptidoglycan D,D-transpeptidase FtsI family protein; its protein translation is MIRTPDDRGDSGQFRDRRDRRIPVESGTRPSPRRNRALASSERIDTSGTEFQRRRRALQVIGAIIVAVLIVRLGWVQLVAGPDLAARAQNQRTIEIVDAARRGAIADRNGASLAFTLEARSITAHPSSLRAHLEEAHELYPDEYPEYEQRLRDIADALPGMLDVADLDADKGREGRRRQAAEEPAEDGIRETPGGISSREILDKLRDEDSSYEVLVRNVDPDKAAAVVERFPELVSERQDIRQYPNGAVGANIIGKIGMDGVGQFGFEASRDATLQGVNGGRTVDIAANGIAIPGSTRDQHPPIDGTDYELTIDADMQYFVQQQVQQAKDNSGAKEASAVVLDAKTGEILAMAQSDTANPNRDIGREVEEGRNIGNTPVSNPFEPGSVAKIITAAGAIEDGVTTPDEVLTVPGSIHMSGVTVNDAWQHGPEEFTTTGIFGKSSNVGTLMLAERLGPDRYAELIHDFGLGQSTGVELPGESSGLVPQRPQWSGGTFANLPIGQGMAMSLLQMTGIYQAIANDGVRVPPRIIKSTTAPDGTVVEAERPDPVEVVSPETARTVRDMFQSVLQSDPTGLQSGTAAGDGIEGYQLTGKTGTAQKVDPDTGRYSNSAYHITFAGIAPADDPRFVIGIMLDEPVRGVHGQGGQSAAPLFSDIAAWALNRYNVPPSPREEGTLLLQP
- the rsmH gene encoding 16S rRNA (cytosine(1402)-N(4))-methyltransferase RsmH, coding for MTDVNDVTGVANGAEVVPESASAAATASTPGDRKSGEHGHVPVLLHRVTELLEPGITGVGSPDGTGAVVVDGTLGAGGHAEHLLETFPGLHLIGLDRDAAALTSARERLARFGDRFVGVQTRFDGLADVIGIDGAVAVPGFDPEDSGNLAPDAPAIALAREVGLAGALFDLGVSSMQLDQVDRGFAYRVDAPLDMRMDPTTGPTAADVLNGYSHGDLARILSTYGDERFAGRIAAAVLREREKEPFTTSGRLVELLYDAIPAASRRTGGHPAKRTFQALRVEVNRELEALENVLPMTCEGLAVGGRAVFMSYQSLEDRLVKRDFAERVKSTTPAGLPMELPGHEPKFRLVTRGAEKADAAEIADNPRAAPVRVRCIERVRPD
- the mraZ gene encoding division/cell wall cluster transcriptional repressor MraZ encodes the protein MFLGTYTPKLDDKGRLTLPAKFRDELAGGLMVTKGQDHSLAVYPKDEFIQLAQRATKASRTNTRARAFIRNLAASTDEQRPDGSGRITLSADHRKYAGLTKECVVIGSIDFLEIWDKQSWEAYQAEHEEDFSDGEDDSLFGVL
- a CDS encoding DUF3040 domain-containing protein; protein product: MGLSEQEQRMLAEIESALYAEDPKFGSTMSGKSMGFEHGGAPRGFSPRVIAIIGVGLLLLVGGMALATTSLWFLALSIIGFLAMFGAGVWALTGSGDGSPLVSVGVGGSRGSGAKKPRRQGPAGGGMEDRFRGRFQDR
- a CDS encoding SAV_6107 family HEPN domain-containing protein, with the protein product MARVEQGRSAVVAPSGLSAQAVSFLGRADSLLAQAKTASPADRLDLSYQAALRVAGAAIAEKPGRRRKSDNGAWARVRRHAPAYAPWAARFEALTPRWEDVRIGLARGVDELEARRVQALATDFLAEVEADFGMLPDVA
- a CDS encoding GNAT family N-acetyltransferase; protein product: MPERIFRLRLHEAVSLYVEAMGYDPSIVDSRVRAWAFARHEPGWAAVAAVAHPEDVAPHVALADVSFPLVGVAYCQSGTPTQWWHVQVRAGMAERRTPLHVVSDTLTDYVELAEIHVDPRHQGAGLGERLIRELMHGRRERRVLLSTPEVPAEANRAWRLYRRLGFGDVLRHFHFAGDSRPFAVLGAPLPLTADDSLDDAAAPASTRPEGRSPHDDR
- a CDS encoding LppM family (lipo)protein, translated to MTAEGLRRRFMALLAVIVPVFALAGCFTADAAVTISGSDRVNGTVHVAMPQNATSRENLWEIPENFGDAVTVETGQSGDSRTATYTLRDLTFDEVHDLVGSAAGDAIDLELERVGGNQVSLNGKASLTRFPGSRVTLAIAFPAPVTGTNGTVDGGHTVRWTMEGARDSTFWATSPAGSTDRDQLLLWVGLTTAAGILAALLVVLWARRDHDMRD
- the metF gene encoding methylenetetrahydrofolate reductase [NAD(P)H]: MSEFPPPAVGRQVPIRHALTLPSPGPIPFSVEFMPPRDDAAEERLLRAAEAFHDLGASFASVTYGAGGSSRDRTLRIAERVSREPLTTLVHLTLVGHSVPELRQILRAYLERGLTNLLVLRGDPPGDPLGDWTPTPDGLQYASELIELIRDEEEFADFEIGIASFPEGHFRAPDLESDTRYTLAKLRAGAEYSITQMFFDVDHYLRLRDRLVAADPEHGAKPIIPGLMPITSMRSVRRQLELSGSALPPALDERLTRAAAGDEEANRDEIRKVGIEVTTEMAERLISEGVPGIHFMTLNFARATQEVLHNLGMAPAWGTGQDMVRGGF
- a CDS encoding polyprenyl synthetase family protein, which translates into the protein MADSAKYPVIDPGMSPRDVPAAVTGALTDFFDARSAMVADIDEEFSRVIGALSDFTLLGGKRVRPAFAWAGWLGAGGDRGMHADVEDAEAVFRSVCALEFIQACALIHDDIIDASDTRRGNPTVHKIFEARHRDNGWRGDAVHYGHSVAILAGDIALAWADDMFHGSGLTDAARNRAREPWWRMRTEVLGGQLLDITAEASGDSRVGVAEKVNRYKTAAYTIERPLHIGAAIAGAGDDIVDAYREFGMDIGIAFQLRDDQLGVFGDPEVTGKPAGDDLREGKRTVLVATALERLRVTDPDGAHHLDEKLGRVDGLDDVAELRDLIHASGADEQIELEIDRLTRRGLEALESAPIVEEQRERLADMGRRATARAW